A single Actinomadura algeriensis DNA region contains:
- a CDS encoding KamA family radical SAM protein, translating into MTLVNDADSAPRRSGRKFRAFTAKHLDELTARAGLSPAQRLATRAVATVLPFRTNAYVVDELIDWTAAPDDPIYRLVFPMEDMLPAEDVARLSDLLAREAPKAEVEAAAHAVRMKLNPHPAGQMELNIPSFGDGKIPGMQHKYDETVLYFPKQGQTCHAYCTYCFRWAQFVGEPDLKMAGDEPAALRDYLLAHPEVTSVLFTGGDAMIMGEPVLRRYVEPLLDLEQLESIRIGTKSLAYWPQKFVTDPDADDMLRLFEQVVESGKNLAFMAHFTHPRELEPLMVTEACRRIRDTGAIIRTQAPLIRTINDDPRTWETMWRTQTRMGLVPYYMFVERDTGPQDYFAVPLARAYEIFRDAYSNVSGLARTVRGPSMSATPGKVCVDGVLDMSGEKVFALHFIQARDSALVGKPFFAKYDPEAVWLDDLKPAFADRFPFAEPGSGSGGAPRLPAVKPTRTPARPSGRPPIRP; encoded by the coding sequence GTGACACTGGTGAACGACGCGGATTCCGCCCCCCGGCGCTCCGGTCGCAAGTTCCGCGCCTTCACGGCGAAGCACCTCGACGAGCTGACCGCTCGCGCCGGGCTCTCGCCGGCCCAGCGGCTCGCCACCCGGGCGGTCGCGACCGTCCTGCCGTTCCGGACGAACGCCTACGTCGTCGACGAGCTGATCGACTGGACGGCCGCGCCCGACGACCCCATCTACCGGCTCGTCTTCCCGATGGAGGACATGCTGCCGGCCGAGGACGTCGCGCGCCTGTCGGACCTGCTCGCCCGGGAGGCGCCCAAGGCGGAGGTGGAGGCCGCCGCGCACGCGGTGCGGATGAAGCTCAACCCGCACCCGGCGGGGCAGATGGAGCTCAACATCCCGAGCTTCGGCGACGGCAAGATCCCCGGAATGCAGCACAAGTACGACGAGACCGTCCTGTACTTCCCCAAGCAGGGACAGACGTGTCACGCGTACTGCACGTACTGCTTCCGCTGGGCGCAGTTCGTGGGCGAGCCCGACCTGAAGATGGCCGGTGACGAGCCCGCCGCGCTGCGCGACTACCTGCTCGCGCACCCCGAGGTCACCAGCGTCCTGTTCACCGGCGGTGACGCCATGATCATGGGCGAGCCGGTGCTGCGCCGCTACGTCGAGCCGCTGCTCGACCTGGAACAGCTCGAGTCGATCCGCATCGGCACCAAGTCGCTCGCGTACTGGCCGCAGAAGTTCGTCACCGACCCCGACGCCGACGACATGCTCCGCCTGTTCGAGCAGGTCGTCGAGTCGGGCAAGAACCTCGCGTTCATGGCGCACTTCACGCACCCGCGCGAGCTCGAACCCCTCATGGTCACCGAGGCGTGCCGCCGCATCCGCGACACCGGCGCGATCATCCGCACCCAGGCCCCGCTGATCCGCACGATCAACGACGACCCGCGGACGTGGGAGACCATGTGGCGCACCCAGACGCGCATGGGCCTGGTCCCGTACTACATGTTCGTGGAGCGCGACACCGGGCCGCAGGACTACTTCGCCGTCCCGCTCGCCCGGGCGTACGAGATCTTCCGGGACGCCTACAGCAACGTCTCCGGGCTCGCCCGCACCGTCCGGGGGCCGTCCATGTCCGCAACGCCCGGCAAGGTCTGCGTGGACGGCGTCCTCGACATGTCCGGCGAGAAGGTGTTCGCGCTGCACTTCATCCAGGCGCGCGACTCCGCCCTGGTCGGCAAGCCGTTCTTCGCCAAGTACGACCCCGAGGCCGTCTGGCTGGACGACCTCAAGCCCGCCTTCGCCGACCGATTCCCCTTCGCCGAACCCGGGTCCGGCAGCGGCGGCGCGCCCCGGCTCCCGGCCGTCAAGCCGACACGAACCCCGGCCCGGCCCTCCGGTCGTCCGCCGATTCGCCCGTGA
- a CDS encoding sigma-70 family RNA polymerase sigma factor — MIVQPIRGGRPAADDFRARNDMLFARRKKLLERLVVLRAVGVSEEIDAQLEAELRRTERDLENVTHEIMELNLGLVLNYVALFTSRSSEHAEDFNSAGKVGLLWAISSYDPKRGPFAGWAFKPIQREVLRAVRDADHPNLNPGDFEKRPAILAAERAFLEAADPDAPVDYAGIARRAGVTEAQVRRVLTPPRLESLHAPAGEQGEDDTALEERLAGSCPSIEDRVLLRFDLRAIGRDLPKLDARERCVLTRRFGLDGAPEQSLRAIGERLGLSREGVRQIERKALAKLAEVITGESADDRRAGPGFVSA; from the coding sequence ATGATCGTGCAGCCGATCCGCGGTGGACGTCCCGCGGCCGACGACTTCCGGGCCCGCAACGACATGCTTTTCGCGCGACGGAAGAAGCTCCTGGAACGGCTTGTCGTCCTGCGTGCGGTAGGCGTCTCCGAGGAGATCGACGCTCAGCTGGAGGCGGAGCTGCGTCGTACCGAGCGTGATCTGGAGAACGTCACGCACGAGATAATGGAGCTGAACCTGGGGCTGGTCCTCAACTATGTCGCCCTGTTCACCTCGAGGTCGAGCGAGCACGCCGAAGACTTCAATAGTGCCGGCAAGGTGGGGCTGCTGTGGGCGATCTCCTCCTATGACCCGAAGCGCGGCCCGTTCGCCGGCTGGGCGTTCAAGCCCATCCAGCGAGAAGTGCTGCGCGCGGTCAGGGACGCCGACCACCCCAATCTGAACCCGGGGGACTTCGAAAAACGGCCCGCAATATTGGCCGCCGAGCGCGCCTTTCTCGAAGCGGCCGATCCGGACGCGCCCGTGGACTACGCCGGGATCGCCCGGCGCGCCGGGGTGACCGAAGCCCAGGTGCGGCGGGTACTGACGCCGCCGCGGCTCGAGAGCCTGCACGCCCCCGCCGGCGAGCAGGGGGAGGACGACACGGCGCTGGAGGAACGGCTGGCCGGCTCCTGCCCGTCCATCGAGGACAGGGTTCTGCTCCGTTTCGACCTGCGTGCCATCGGCCGTGACCTGCCGAAACTCGACGCCCGCGAACGCTGTGTGCTGACCCGGCGGTTCGGGCTGGACGGCGCGCCCGAACAGTCCCTCCGTGCCATCGGTGAACGGCTCGGGCTGTCTCGCGAGGGAGTGCGGCAGATCGAGCGGAAGGCGCTGGCGAAGCTCGCCGAGGTCATCACGGGCGAATCGGCGGACGACCGGAGGGCCGGGCCGGGGTTCGTGTCGGCTTGA